The sequence CGTGGTCTACATCCTGGCGACGGTCGGACTCAGCCGGCCGTCGGTGCTCGGCCGCCGGGTCGCCACGGGCGCCTGCGCGGCGGAGCTCACCGGCGTGCTCACCGTCGGCACGCTCAGCGTCGTCGACCGAGGCCTGTTCCCGGACGCGGCGGTCTGGTCCGGCTACGGTGAGGGCTACGTGTTCCTGCCGCTGGTCCTGCCGGTGCTGGGCCTGTGGTGGCTGCGCCGCTCGGCCACCGGGAGCGCCGCGCCGGACGCCTAGCGCCGCCTCCGACAACGTCCGCCCGCTCCGGCACCCGAACATGATCGCCGTTCTGGCCCTCGAATGGTCGCGAAAAGACCCGACTCACCCACTTCAGGGCCAAAACGGCGCTCACCCCACCGGGCCGACCGTCGCGGTCGCGGCACCGGTGGCCCCGCCGGCCGGACCGCATAGGCTCCTCGATCGGCGCCAGGACCGAGCGAACGAGCGAGGACTGAGAGGTCGCGATGCGGATCGTGGGGTTCAGGGACGGCAACCGGACGATCGTCGGCCCGCTGGTCGACGGGTCCGGTGGCGCGGCCGTGGTGCCGCTGGCGCCGGTCGAGGACTTCTACGCAGACCTGCCGGCCTGGCGGGCCCGGGCCGGGCAGGCGCTGGGCGACCGGACGGATGCCAGGCCGGTGGGCGCGCTGACGCTCGCGCCGCCGATCCCGCCGGCCGCGCGGGTGCTGTGCGTCGGGCTGAACTACCGGGCGCACGCCGCCGAGACCGGCCTCGAACCGCCCAGGTATCCGAACCTGTTCGGCCGGTGGACCGTGTCGCTCACGGTCGACGGCACCCCGGCGCCGGTGCCGGCGGGTGAGCGCGGGCTCGACTGGGAGGGTGAGCTCGGCGTGGTCGTCGGCGCGAACCTCGCCGACGTCGACGAGGTCGAGGCGCTGGCCGGGGTGTTCGGCTACGCCGCGTTCAACGACCTGTCCGCCCGGCGCTCCCAGGGCCGGTCCCCGCTGTGGACCGTCGGCAAGAACGCGGACTACTCGGGCCCGCTCGGCCCCGTCGTCACCGCCGACGAGGTCGGCGACCCGGCGGACGGCCTGCGGGTGCGGACCACGATCCGCACCCGCGCGGACGACGGCTCGACGGTCGAGGAGGTCGTCCAGGACGGCGACACCAGCGACATGATCTTCACGGTCGGCCAGGTGCTGGCCTACCTGAGCCGGACGCTCACGCTGCACCCCGGCGACCTGCTGGTGACCGGCACCCCGGCGGGGGTCGGCTACAGCCGCACGCCGCCGCGCTACCTGGTACCCGGCGACTGGGTGCGGGTCGACATCGACCGCGTGGGCAGCGTCGCCACCCCGATCGTCGACGCGGCCGGCCGCGGCTGACCGGTCGTGTCCCGGGCTCGTGGGCAGGTCACCGGCGGCGACGTTCGGTGACCAGGCGACGCTGGTCGGCCGCCGCGATCAGTCCGAGCATGGCGAGGCCGCCGATGAAGGCGGCGACCCCGACGTCGGACCCGATCCAGCCGGTCGCGCCGGAGCCGTCGGCCGGCCTGGTCGACGGGTCGAGCCTCGCGTCGGCCCCACCGGGTCCTGTCCCGGCCGTGCCCTCGGGGGCGGCTGCCGCCACGAGGGCAGCCCCGGTGCCGAGCGCGGCTCCACCGCCGCCGGCGTCGACCCCGCCCCGCGGCACCGGGGTCAGCCGGACACAGGCGGCCGGGTCCGTCGCCTCCTCGGGCAGGGCCGCGTCGAGGTCGCTGCGGGCGGCGCCGTCGTACCGACCGTCCTTGTTGTAGTCGACGCCGTGCAGTTCCAGCACGCCGTCGCCGGCCCGTAGCTCGTCGGCCACGTGCTGGCTGACGGTGACCGTCCGCTGGTAGCGGGCGTCGCCGACGGGGAACCGGTCCAGCGCCAGCTCGCTGGCCGGGCTGGTGTCACCGGAGGTGGTCAGCGCGACGGCCGCCGGCCCGTGATAGGGCAGCGCGTCGGTGGTGCGCAGGTGGCCGTCGACGCCTCGACCGGCCAGGCCGGCCGGTGGGCAGGCGAAGCGCCCGCCGATGTGCAGGTGGGCCGGGTGCGGAAGGCCGGGAGCGAGTCCGCGTGGCGTGATCGTGATGGCCAGCCGGGTACCGCGCAGCACGGCCCGGGCCGAGCCGGAGACGCCCGAGCCGTTCTGCGGGCCGAGCTCTCCGGTGAGCGTCACCTCTTCGACGGCCGCCGGGGTCGACGGCGTGGCGACGCGCGTCGTCGGGGTGCCGGCGGCCGGGCCCGAGGATGTGCCGGTCCGGGTGGCCGGGACGCGGGCCCCGGCGGCTGTGGCGGCCCCCGCGGTCGTCGCGGCCCCTCCGGCTGTCGCGGCCCCGGCTGCTGTGGCCGTGGTGGCCGTTGCCGTGGCGAGGCCGAGACCCAGCCCGAGGCCTGCCGCCAGGCCGACGCCGACGGTGCGGGTCGCTGTCGCCGGCCGCGAGCCGGCCCGTCGGCCACGGATGGGCGTCGGCGCGCGCATCGGTTCCCCTCTCCACTCCTGGTTCCGCGGCCGTATTCGCGTGGTCGCGGAAGGTAAGTAAGTAGCCGCATCGAACGGCTGGCGCCGGGGAGCGTCAACCGGGGGCCCGGTGCTCACCCCGGCGGGGTGGCGGGGCCCGGGCGGCGGACTGGCGCGTGCGGGAATGGGCAAAGCGGGGCTCCGCGCGAGGGCCGCCGGCGTCCAGCGGTGGCCGCGCCGCCAGCTCGGTGGCGAGGTGGCTCGGCGGTTCGGTGGCGCGGCCGTTCGCGTCGGGTGGCTTGGGCGACTGGGCGACTGGGCGACTGGGTGGCTGGGTGACCGGGTGGTCGGGCGGCTGGGTGGCTGGGTGGCTTGGGCGTCCCGCCCTGTTGTCCACGGTGTTGACGGCCCGGCGCTGGCACGGATGATCATTAGTGGTTCGGTGGCCTCGCGGCGGGGGAGGACATTGCAGCGGGCCGTGCACCGGCCGTCGGGCCACTGGCCTCAAAAGGCGGGCCCTTGTTCCCAAGAATGCTTGTCAAGCATCCGGAACGGCTGAAACCAGGAACCTGGAGACCGGTCTCCGGCCGAAGTCTTCAGAATTTTGGCCGGGTGAACATGGGCCGACATGTCGACCCGTCGGCGGGCCGGATTGCGCAGCGTTGACGGGTGTGTTGGGAAAATGGCCGCGGGGCTATTCGTTCCCTGATGTCCGGACGCTCCCTGATCCTTTTTTCGCTGAGCCACGCCGCGGGTTAGGCTGCGTCCCGCAGTCATTCCGAAGTCGTATTCCGCGCTGGTGGTCGAAGGTCTGTGGGGGAAGCCCGCACCGACCGGCGGGCATCGAGCGGATGAGGGGGATCGAATGAAGAAGTCGATGGGCCGCCGGGTCGCCGCTGTCGCCGTCACCGGAGCTATCGCCGTCGCGGTTGGCATCGGCCCGGCGGCAGCCGCGCAGGCCTGCGACTGGGGCTGGGGCGACAAGGGCGGCAAGGACAGCGGCTGGAACTGGGGTGACAAGCGCGGCAAGGACGGTTGGAACAAGGACGGTAAGGACGGCTGGGGTAAGGACGGTTGGGGCAAGGACGGTAAGGACGGCTGGGGCAAGGATGGCTGGGGCAAGGACGGTAAGGACGGCGGCTGGAACTGGTAGTCGACGCTTGACCTGAGGGGTTCGGCCCGTCCTCCAATCCAAAAAACGGGCCGGCCCGGACGGCTTAGGCCACCCCAACGGCCGGGGCGGCGCACCCATTTCAGGGCGCGCCGCCCTTTTGCGTGCCGGGCGCTCGTTTGCCGGGCCGACGGAAATCCGGCGGCTGCTCGCCGTGAACGGCTGATCGTCCTGAACGCCTATGCCGGCCTCGATGCGCCGGGCTCGGGAATTCACCCGGCGCCGGTCGTCCGGCGGGACTGGACGCGCGCCACACGGTCGGGGTGGCGGATTTCCGCCCGGAGGGTGCTCCGGTCTTGGCGCCCCGGTGCCACCCGGCATCTGGGTTCCTGAAGATTCACGTCGTCCCCGGTTCGCCTGGATCTCCCCTGACATTTCCGCCCGTTGACTCCCCGGCGGCCCCACCGCGGGCTCGGTGGCGACCGCGGGCTCGGTGGCGGGGCGGCGGGCACCACGGACGCGACCTGCGCCCGAAGCCGGGCTGGCCCGAACCGGTGATCGTCGACCTCCGCTCCGGGCCACAGTGCCCGCACGTCCGGTAGGTCCCGGACCGCGGCGGAACTACGCCCAGCCCGACCGCCACCTTCGTGCTGGTGATCCCCGTGTGGACCCTCCAGTGGTCGTGACCGGCACCGAATCGCGACCACGGGAGGGCCGAAACGGCGATCAGTGGTGGGGGCGAGCAGTGGTGGGTAGGCGACGCCCCGAGCGGCGGCGGCCGGCGGCGGCCGTCGGATGGACGGCCGGCGGTCGCGGCGGGCCTTGGCCGCTTCGCGCGTCGGCCTCCCCACCTGGCCGACGCCAGGCCCGCGGCGGCTTCGCGTGGCGGGGTGGCACCGGCCGCGCGGGGCGGGGCGGGGTCGCGTCGGCTTCGTGCGGCGGGTCGGCCTCGGCTTCGTGGGTCGGCCTCGGCTTCGCTCGGCCGGCACTGGCTTCGCTCGGCCGGCCCGCACAGGCCCTGCTCGGCGGGCCCGCGTCGGCCTCGCTCGGCGGGCCGGCGCCGGCTCCACTCGTGGGTCGGCGGCGGCTCCGTGTGGCGGTTTCGTGCGGCGGACCGGGGCGGGCGCGGCGTGGCCGTGCGGCTCGCGGAAGGGTCCCACTGTCCACCCCCT is a genomic window of Pseudofrankia inefficax containing:
- a CDS encoding fumarylacetoacetate hydrolase family protein, with the translated sequence MRIVGFRDGNRTIVGPLVDGSGGAAVVPLAPVEDFYADLPAWRARAGQALGDRTDARPVGALTLAPPIPPAARVLCVGLNYRAHAAETGLEPPRYPNLFGRWTVSLTVDGTPAPVPAGERGLDWEGELGVVVGANLADVDEVEALAGVFGYAAFNDLSARRSQGRSPLWTVGKNADYSGPLGPVVTADEVGDPADGLRVRTTIRTRADDGSTVEEVVQDGDTSDMIFTVGQVLAYLSRTLTLHPGDLLVTGTPAGVGYSRTPPRYLVPGDWVRVDIDRVGSVATPIVDAAGRG